The Vibrio echinoideorum DNA window TCACTGTGTCGAATTATATTGTCGGAGACATTCAAGGATGCTTCGACGAATTTCAGTTACTGCTTGAAAAAGTCAACTTTGACAAACAACAAGATACCTTATGGGTGGCTGGTGATTTGGTCGCTAGAGGCCCTAAATCGCTAGAAACATTGCGTTTTATACGTAGCCTTGGTAGTGCCGCAAAGGTGGTATTAGGCAACCATGACTTACACCTGCTTGCTGTCTCATTAGGTCTGTTTCCAGCGAAACCTAAAGATAAGACTCAACCAATTCTGGATGCTGAAGATCGTGACCAATTGCTGGAATGGTTAAGACATCAACCTTTGTTGCAGGAACATCCGGAATTTGTGATGTCTCATGCTGGTATTTCACCGCTGTGGGATTTAGAGCGAGCAAGGATTGAAAATCGAGAGATAGCTGCCTTATTAAAATCCGATAAGTGGCAATGGCTGATCGAAAACATGTACAGCAACATGCCTGATTTATGGAATCAAAATTTAGAAGGGATTGAGCGCTATCGCTATGCGATCAACAGCCTGACTAGAATGCGATTCTGTTTTACTAATGGTCGATTCGATATGGCCTGTAAACTTCCACCAAACGAAATTACCACTGAGCCTTTGGTGCCTTGGTTTGACCTTAAACAACGTATAAAACTGGATAAGACGGTTTTATTTGGACACTGGGCTGCGCTAGAAGGCTACTCAGGAAAAGATGTGATTGGTTTAGATACAGGATGCGTTTGGGGGGGACAGTTAACGGCACTTCGCTGGGAAGACAAACAGTTCTTCACTCAAGAAGCTCTAACTATAGTTTAATATAGGGCTTGCTTTATATTTCAAGAAAGCAAGCCATACTATAAATTATCGCTCTAATATAACAAAGTGCATATCAAATCGGTTCTTAGTGTCATGAGTGTAATATTCATCGTACTCACAAGTCCAACCTTCACTTCCCCAGCTAGGAAAGCGAGTGTCACCTTCAATTTCAGCTTCAATAAATGTTAGATATAGTTTATTTGCTATAGGAAGGTAAGATTCATATATAGAACCACCACCTATAACCATTACCTCTTCAACGTCTCCAACAGCTTTTAGAGCTTCCTCTGTAGATGTAACTGTTGTTACCCCGTCGATGGATAACTCAGGATCACGACTGATAACTATATTCTGTCTTCCAGGAAGAGGGCGACCTATAGAATCATAAGTTCTGCGCCCCATAATTACTGGTTTTCCTAGAGTGTGCTTTTTAAACCAAGCAAAATCAGCAGGTAAGTGCCATGGCATGGCATTCTCTTTACCAATAATTCTGTCACCAGCTTCAGGTAAATAAAAACCATTTTCCTTGTCAATTTTCCCACCATGAGCCATAGCTGCAATTAAGCTAATTTTCACAACTCTATACCTCTGTAATTTCTGAGACACAGATTATACCGATTTCCCTCATAGGGTAAATCATTATGCGATTATACTATCGGTCTTCTTCTATAAAAGAGCAGCCCTGGTACCGCTAAGCCAACTGCAAGCCCTGCGATAATGAACATCGATTTCAAAAAGTTTTCCATCAACAAGGCCAATAGTTCTGGGTTGTATCCTGCCCGGTTAATTTCAACCATGGCAATCATCGCCTTAAAGGCAAACACACCAGGCACCATCGGAATCAATGCTGCGACGGTAAACACTTTAGGGTGTGCCAAGAGCTTATGTGACCAATGGACTCCAATCATCCCCACAATAGTAGCCGCGAAAAACGTCGCCCATTCAATAGGAATACAAAAGTGCATCATCAAATAACGGCTACCGTGACCAATGGAACCTCCCAACGCACAGTAAATTAGAGCTCGCTGGGGAACGTTAAACACCAGAGCAAAACCGACAGCAGGAATCGCGGCAAAAAACATATCGTTGAGTAACCCAACAAAAAGTTC harbors:
- a CDS encoding threonine/serine exporter family protein, whose translation is MSIFELFVGLLNDMFFAAIPAVGFALVFNVPQRALIYCALGGSIGHGSRYLMMHFCIPIEWATFFAATIVGMIGVHWSHKLLAHPKVFTVAALIPMVPGVFAFKAMIAMVEINRAGYNPELLALLMENFLKSMFIIAGLAVGLAVPGLLFYRRRPIV
- the folA gene encoding type 3 dihydrofolate reductase; translation: MKISLIAAMAHGGKIDKENGFYLPEAGDRIIGKENAMPWHLPADFAWFKKHTLGKPVIMGRRTYDSIGRPLPGRQNIVISRDPELSIDGVTTVTSTEEALKAVGDVEEVMVIGGGSIYESYLPIANKLYLTFIEAEIEGDTRFPSWGSEGWTCEYDEYYTHDTKNRFDMHFVILER
- the apaH gene encoding bis(5'-nucleosyl)-tetraphosphatase (symmetrical) ApaH; protein product: MSNYIVGDIQGCFDEFQLLLEKVNFDKQQDTLWVAGDLVARGPKSLETLRFIRSLGSAAKVVLGNHDLHLLAVSLGLFPAKPKDKTQPILDAEDRDQLLEWLRHQPLLQEHPEFVMSHAGISPLWDLERARIENREIAALLKSDKWQWLIENMYSNMPDLWNQNLEGIERYRYAINSLTRMRFCFTNGRFDMACKLPPNEITTEPLVPWFDLKQRIKLDKTVLFGHWAALEGYSGKDVIGLDTGCVWGGQLTALRWEDKQFFTQEALTIV